A window of Blastomonas sp. SL216 contains these coding sequences:
- a CDS encoding c-type cytochrome translates to MKAMLRPLIVLALCAASTAALAAPAKDEAALGKRLFLRCTACHAVSSKAPAKVGPHLQAIVGRKGGSVAGFGYSPAMKGANIVWNEATLDKWLQRPQAVVPGTTMAFAGLPNAADRKALIAYLKKPVP, encoded by the coding sequence ATGAAAGCCATGCTCCGCCCCCTGATCGTGCTTGCGCTGTGCGCAGCCAGCACCGCCGCATTGGCCGCGCCTGCCAAGGATGAGGCGGCGCTCGGCAAGCGCCTGTTCCTGCGCTGCACCGCCTGTCACGCGGTTTCGTCCAAGGCTCCGGCCAAGGTCGGTCCGCACCTTCAGGCGATTGTCGGGCGCAAGGGCGGCAGCGTGGCGGGCTTCGGCTATTCGCCCGCGATGAAGGGGGCCAATATCGTCTGGAACGAGGCGACGCTCGACAAATGGCTGCAGCGTCCCCAGGCGGTGGTGCCGGGCACGACCATGGCCTTTGCCGGCCTGCCCAATGCCGCCGATCGCAAGGCGCTGATCGCGTATCTCAAGAAGCCTGTGCCCTGA
- a CDS encoding S46 family peptidase encodes MRFSLLLASTALLMSAPVLAEEGMWLPGQTPALGDKLKEAGLELSPADLGNLKAAPLNAIVSLGGCSASFVSPEGLVATNHHCVYGSIQYNSKPGQDYLTDGFLAKSYADELQAAPGSRIYVIEDLRDVTAAMNKGVTAKLSGLDRYNRLEANRKALISECEKQANRRCDVRPYFGGQTYFLQQQLEIKDVRLVYAPAGGIGNFGGETDNWQWPRHTGDFGFYRAYVAPDGASAPYSKDNVPYKPKSWLKIADKPLQEGDFVMVAGFPGVTQRHWTAAEVRHNFEQVYAIDQQLRADYSAAIEKAVKGNKDAEIKYASILKGSDNYKKKLLGEIAGADAIDLLGRKDKADADFRAWVAADPARTAQYGKALTDLDALVAESNQARVDSLRLATINRAQLLTSAQLLYRWAKEREKPDAQREPGYQDRDRLTMRERLTQVERRFDAGVDRVLLEQALGEYAKVAGEKRNAPLEAKIASIGMDRLYADTQLGKTAERIGWMDKPASEFEASTDPFIQLAVAAYPGQKADEDKAKERAGRVQAARSAVMAGQLAFAKEQGRALYPDANGSLRFTYGKVTGKQRDGLIWTPFTTAEGLVAKQTGRGEFDAPKAAIDKLKARDFGSYADAKLGTLPVNYLSTVDITNGNSGSATLNARGEFVGLAFDGTLDGVVSDWSYDAAINRTIHVDSRFMLWTMDKVDGAQRLLTEMGVGQ; translated from the coding sequence ATGCGCTTTTCCCTGTTGCTTGCCTCTACCGCCTTGCTGATGTCTGCCCCTGTCCTGGCCGAAGAGGGCATGTGGCTGCCCGGCCAGACGCCGGCCCTGGGAGACAAGCTGAAAGAGGCGGGGCTGGAACTGTCGCCGGCTGATCTCGGCAATCTGAAGGCTGCGCCGCTCAATGCCATCGTTTCGCTGGGCGGCTGTTCGGCCTCGTTCGTCAGCCCTGAAGGCCTGGTCGCGACCAATCACCACTGCGTCTACGGGTCGATCCAGTATAATTCCAAGCCGGGCCAGGACTATCTGACCGATGGTTTCCTTGCCAAAAGCTATGCCGATGAACTGCAGGCGGCACCCGGATCGCGCATCTATGTGATCGAGGATCTGCGCGATGTGACCGCAGCAATGAACAAGGGCGTGACAGCCAAGCTTTCGGGGCTTGATCGCTACAACCGGCTGGAGGCGAACCGCAAGGCGCTGATTTCCGAATGCGAAAAGCAGGCCAATCGCCGCTGCGATGTTCGTCCCTATTTCGGCGGGCAGACCTATTTCCTGCAGCAGCAGCTCGAGATCAAGGATGTGCGCCTGGTCTATGCGCCTGCTGGCGGCATCGGCAATTTCGGTGGTGAGACCGATAACTGGCAGTGGCCGCGCCACACCGGCGATTTCGGCTTCTACCGCGCCTATGTCGCGCCCGATGGCGCGTCGGCTCCCTATTCCAAGGACAATGTGCCCTACAAGCCCAAGTCTTGGCTCAAGATTGCCGACAAGCCGCTGCAGGAAGGCGATTTCGTCATGGTCGCGGGCTTCCCCGGCGTGACGCAGCGCCACTGGACGGCAGCAGAAGTGCGCCACAATTTCGAACAGGTCTATGCGATCGACCAGCAGCTGCGCGCGGATTATTCCGCCGCGATCGAAAAGGCGGTGAAGGGCAACAAGGACGCCGAGATCAAATACGCGTCGATCCTCAAGGGATCGGACAATTACAAGAAGAAGCTGCTGGGTGAGATCGCGGGGGCCGATGCCATCGACCTGCTGGGCCGCAAGGACAAGGCCGATGCCGATTTCCGCGCCTGGGTCGCGGCGGATCCGGCGCGCACCGCGCAATATGGCAAGGCCTTGACCGACCTCGACGCGCTGGTCGCGGAATCGAACCAGGCGCGGGTGGACAGCCTGCGCCTCGCCACGATCAACCGCGCGCAGCTGCTGACCTCGGCGCAGCTGCTCTATCGCTGGGCCAAGGAGCGCGAAAAGCCCGATGCCCAGCGCGAACCGGGCTATCAGGACCGCGACCGCCTGACGATGCGCGAGCGGCTGACCCAGGTTGAGCGGCGCTTTGATGCCGGTGTGGACCGCGTGCTGCTCGAACAGGCGCTGGGCGAATATGCCAAGGTCGCCGGAGAAAAGCGCAACGCGCCGCTCGAAGCGAAGATCGCCTCGATCGGCATGGACCGGCTCTATGCCGATACGCAGCTGGGCAAGACCGCTGAGCGGATCGGCTGGATGGACAAGCCTGCCTCCGAGTTCGAAGCCTCGACCGATCCGTTCATCCAGCTCGCGGTTGCCGCCTATCCGGGCCAGAAGGCCGATGAGGACAAGGCCAAGGAACGGGCAGGCCGCGTGCAGGCCGCGCGCTCGGCGGTGATGGCGGGGCAGCTCGCCTTTGCCAAGGAACAGGGCCGCGCGCTCTATCCCGATGCCAATGGCTCGCTGCGCTTCACCTATGGCAAGGTCACGGGCAAGCAGCGCGATGGCCTGATCTGGACGCCGTTCACCACCGCCGAAGGCCTGGTCGCCAAGCAGACCGGACGCGGTGAGTTCGACGCGCCCAAGGCCGCCATCGACAAGCTCAAGGCGCGTGATTTCGGCAGCTATGCCGATGCCAAGCTGGGCACGCTGCCGGTCAACTATCTGTCCACCGTCGATATTACCAACGGCAATTCCGGATCGGCCACGCTCAATGCGCGCGGCGAATTCGTGGGGCTGGCGTTCGATGGCACGCTGGATGGCGTGGTGTCCGACTGGTCCTATGATGCCGCGATCAACCGCACCATCCATGTCGACAGCCGCTTCATGCTGTGGACGATGGACAAGGTCGATGGCGCACAGCGCCTGCTGACCGAAATGGGCGTCGGTCAATAA
- a CDS encoding STAS domain-containing protein, which yields MHKTLNVGSSANIQNAGSLRDELLAALVECERVTLDISQLQDVDLSFFQTVYSAHVHASKCGKSVDFNPDAHEQLAATLARAGLADLLPTANLNSWLHGGPSQ from the coding sequence ATGCACAAAACGCTAAATGTTGGCAGCTCCGCCAATATCCAGAACGCGGGTTCGCTAAGAGACGAGCTTCTGGCTGCGTTGGTTGAGTGTGAAAGGGTCACGCTCGACATATCGCAACTGCAGGATGTGGACCTGTCCTTCTTCCAGACTGTGTATTCGGCGCATGTCCATGCGTCCAAGTGCGGCAAGTCGGTCGATTTCAACCCGGATGCGCATGAGCAGCTGGCCGCCACGCTGGCCCGGGCCGGGCTGGCTGATCTGCTGCCCACCGCCAATCTCAATTCCTGGCTCCATGGAGGACCTTCGCAGTGA
- a CDS encoding response regulator translates to MTASILTVDDSSSLRMAIRIALSGAGYDVSEAVDGLDGLNKARAGKFDMIIADLNMPNMNGLEMIREIRKLPIQTGTPIIFLTTESDEAMKQEARAAGATGWLVKPFVPDQLLRIAAKVLGR, encoded by the coding sequence GTGACGGCTTCGATCCTGACAGTTGATGATTCATCCAGCCTGCGCATGGCGATCCGCATCGCATTGAGCGGTGCAGGTTATGACGTGAGCGAGGCTGTGGACGGGCTGGATGGCCTGAACAAGGCCAGGGCTGGCAAGTTCGACATGATCATCGCCGATCTCAACATGCCCAATATGAACGGGCTGGAGATGATCCGCGAGATCCGCAAGCTGCCGATCCAGACCGGCACGCCCATCATCTTCCTCACCACCGAATCCGACGAAGCGATGAAGCAGGAGGCGCGCGCCGCCGGTGCCACCGGCTGGCTGGTCAAGCCGTTCGTACCCGATCAGCTGCTGCGCATCGCGGCCAAGGTGCTCGGCCGATGA
- a CDS encoding chemotaxis protein CheA → MTAQDPIAAFRVEAGELLGDIEQALLDLSHDLGSRDLVDSVFRGFHTLKGSGAMFGFDALAAFTHHCETAFDRVRKGQVPATEELVAVILSAMDHMQALVDGDGSGLDATGDEILGRLHQAIGAADTAGAADTDNRAEDAIASAASSPASAGWTITFRLPANCMTNGTNPLVLLDELRALGDAKVTAQTDRIPSLDELDASQCHLGWQVELRGDVSRADIEDVFIFVMDDMELDVAPLEIDACEAEIAASDDVAPQIATPAVQVAAAEPGKARPANSPANSPAKAQESVRVPAERLDVLMDRVGELVIVQSRLAQLSSQGVRGPAGELALRSVAEDIERLASELRDTMMVLRMVPVASLFGRFRRLVHDLARETGKTIELSTHGETTEVDKTVIERLADPMVHLIRNACDHGLETPEDRVAAGKSEAGHVTLSAHQAGGEVLITIRDDGRGINRERVRAKAEAQGLIEPGAQISDSELLHMIFHPGFSTAAQVTNLSGRGVGMDVVKRTIESLRGTIDITSNPGEGSTVVLRIPLTLAIIEGLLVRVGEGCYVIPLAVVEECIELSLEEDMRSRGRSFITLRDRLVPFIRLREMFDTGTRPDPHQKIVVIATGGERVGLVVDQIIGSHQTVIKSMSPLHRDVATFAGATILGDGSVALILDAVQLVALGQLQEERLRAAG, encoded by the coding sequence ATGACCGCGCAGGACCCGATCGCAGCGTTCCGGGTCGAGGCGGGCGAGCTGCTGGGCGATATCGAACAGGCATTGCTCGACCTGTCGCACGATCTGGGCAGCCGCGATCTGGTCGACAGCGTCTTTCGCGGGTTTCACACGCTCAAGGGTTCGGGCGCGATGTTCGGCTTCGATGCGCTGGCCGCCTTTACCCATCATTGCGAGACCGCCTTTGACCGCGTTCGCAAGGGCCAGGTTCCGGCCACCGAAGAACTTGTCGCGGTCATCCTTTCGGCGATGGATCACATGCAGGCGCTGGTCGATGGCGACGGCTCTGGCCTGGATGCCACCGGCGACGAGATTCTCGGCCGCCTGCACCAGGCGATCGGCGCGGCCGATACCGCAGGCGCAGCTGACACCGACAATCGCGCGGAAGACGCGATAGCCTCCGCCGCATCCTCGCCCGCAAGCGCGGGCTGGACCATTACCTTCCGCCTTCCCGCCAACTGCATGACCAACGGCACCAACCCTCTGGTGCTGCTGGACGAGCTGAGGGCATTGGGCGATGCGAAGGTCACCGCGCAGACCGACCGTATCCCTTCGCTGGACGAACTGGATGCCAGCCAATGCCATCTCGGCTGGCAGGTCGAGCTGCGCGGTGATGTTTCGCGCGCAGATATCGAGGATGTGTTCATCTTCGTGATGGACGACATGGAGCTGGATGTCGCGCCGCTGGAAATCGATGCCTGCGAAGCGGAGATTGCGGCCAGCGACGACGTCGCCCCGCAGATCGCAACGCCGGCGGTGCAGGTCGCTGCTGCCGAGCCCGGCAAGGCCCGCCCCGCCAACTCCCCCGCCAACAGCCCGGCCAAGGCGCAGGAAAGCGTCCGCGTTCCCGCCGAGCGGCTCGACGTATTGATGGACCGGGTGGGTGAGCTGGTGATCGTCCAGAGCCGCCTTGCCCAGCTTTCCAGCCAGGGCGTGCGCGGACCTGCGGGCGAACTGGCGCTGCGTTCGGTCGCAGAGGATATCGAGCGGCTGGCCAGCGAGCTGCGCGACACGATGATGGTGCTGCGCATGGTTCCGGTCGCCAGCCTGTTCGGCCGCTTCCGTCGGCTGGTGCACGATCTGGCGCGCGAGACCGGCAAGACCATCGAGCTTTCGACCCATGGCGAGACCACCGAAGTCGACAAGACGGTGATCGAGCGGCTGGCCGATCCGATGGTGCACCTGATCCGCAACGCCTGCGACCACGGCCTTGAAACGCCCGAGGACCGCGTGGCTGCAGGCAAGAGCGAAGCTGGCCATGTCACGCTATCGGCGCATCAGGCCGGCGGCGAGGTGCTGATCACCATTCGCGATGACGGCCGCGGCATCAACCGCGAGCGTGTCCGCGCCAAGGCTGAGGCGCAGGGGCTGATCGAGCCCGGCGCGCAGATCAGCGATTCCGAACTGCTCCACATGATCTTCCACCCCGGCTTTTCCACCGCCGCGCAGGTCACCAACCTGTCGGGCCGCGGGGTCGGCATGGACGTGGTCAAGCGCACGATCGAAAGCCTGCGCGGCACGATCGACATCACGTCGAACCCCGGCGAGGGATCGACCGTGGTGCTGCGCATCCCGCTGACCCTGGCGATCATCGAAGGCCTGCTCGTGCGCGTCGGCGAGGGTTGCTATGTCATCCCGCTGGCCGTGGTCGAGGAATGCATTGAGCTGAGCCTGGAAGAGGACATGCGCTCGCGCGGGCGCAGCTTCATCACGCTGCGCGACCGGCTGGTGCCCTTTATCCGCCTGCGCGAGATGTTCGACACCGGTACCCGGCCCGATCCGCACCAGAAGATCGTCGTCATCGCCACCGGCGGCGAGCGCGTCGGGCTGGTGGTCGATCAGATCATCGGCAGCCACCAGACCGTCATCAAGTCCATGTCGCCGCTGCATCGCGATGTCGCGACCTTTGCCGGGGCCACGATCCTGGGCGATGGCAGCGTCGCCCTGATCCTCGACGCGGTCCAGCTCGTCGCCCTTGGCCAGCTTCAGGAGGAGCGGCTGCGCGCCGCCGGATAA
- a CDS encoding chemotaxis protein CheW — translation MQDTLTPISAANWDAEGQLEVLTFDLAGETFAVEAMLVREILDLLPETMVPGASPLVRSVVNFRGKIIPIADLRLAFDMTAAENTIDSRIIVIEIAIDGEPTQIGIRTDKVHEVTTLRQADSEKPPVVGMRWRRAFIHELVRQPAGIVVLPNLTAIFNCQSPEGVAQLSTVSS, via the coding sequence ATGCAGGACACACTCACCCCGATATCTGCCGCCAACTGGGACGCCGAAGGCCAGCTTGAAGTGCTGACCTTCGATCTGGCCGGCGAAACCTTTGCGGTCGAAGCGATGCTGGTCCGCGAAATCCTCGACCTGCTGCCCGAAACGATGGTGCCCGGTGCATCGCCGCTGGTGCGCAGCGTCGTCAACTTTCGCGGCAAGATCATCCCCATTGCCGATCTGCGGCTGGCGTTCGACATGACCGCCGCCGAAAACACCATCGACAGCCGCATCATCGTCATCGAGATCGCCATCGACGGCGAACCCACCCAGATCGGCATCCGCACCGACAAGGTGCACGAGGTGACCACGCTGCGCCAGGCCGACAGCGAAAAGCCGCCCGTCGTCGGCATGCGCTGGCGCCGCGCGTTCATCCACGAACTCGTCAGGCAGCCAGCCGGCATCGTCGTGCTGCCGAATCTTACCGCCATCTTCAATTGCCAGTCTCCGGAGGGCGTTGCCCAACTTTCCACTGTTTCCAGCTAG
- a CDS encoding methyl-accepting chemotaxis protein, whose translation MSATGGARDMLLAVNELLDAAGQPAHALRTGVEHVLAEHARGDIDVALRPTDYPGEYAIIAHKVNELVDSHIAVKKSAMACVKEFASGNFDIPFAQLPGKKAFINDIIEQLRGNLRGLIHEMNQMSAEHDRGDIDVFVPVAKFEGDFARMAEGINLMVANHISAKKKAMACIQQFGEGNFNAPMEQLPGKKAFINDTIELLRANFQAIIGEIQRLIDASAAGQLQERGNAGDFPGDFGRVVHSINGMLDAILDPIAEGNRVLDLVSTGALTERVEIACEGDHRRMKDSINNLIDSLTGFAANVTDAAAQVASGSQELSSSSEQVSQGASEQAAAAEQASAAMEEMAANIKQNADNAAQTEKIARQSAKDAEMSGDAVNKAVGAMQMIADKIGIVQEIARQTDLLALNAAVEAARAGEHGRGFAVVASEVRKLAERSQGAAAEISSVSSETVKAAAEAGEMLSKLVPDIRRTAELVSEISAACREQDIGSEQINEAIQQLDQVTQQNASASEQISSTSEELASQAEELQSTIAFFQLDERDARHARPGAPRPAVSKSPRPVTKASKPAKPAAAKPKPHSLAHQQERVKGFALDLERGVADDDDADFGAAA comes from the coding sequence ATGAGCGCGACCGGAGGCGCGCGGGACATGCTGCTCGCCGTCAACGAGCTGCTCGATGCGGCAGGCCAGCCCGCGCATGCGCTGCGCACCGGGGTCGAGCATGTGCTCGCCGAACATGCCCGGGGCGATATCGACGTCGCGCTGCGTCCGACCGATTATCCGGGCGAATATGCCATCATTGCGCACAAGGTGAACGAACTGGTCGACAGCCATATCGCGGTCAAGAAGAGCGCGATGGCCTGCGTCAAGGAATTTGCGAGCGGCAATTTCGATATCCCGTTCGCGCAGCTTCCCGGCAAGAAGGCGTTCATCAACGACATCATCGAACAGCTGCGCGGCAACCTGCGCGGGCTGATCCACGAGATGAACCAGATGTCGGCCGAGCATGATCGCGGCGATATCGACGTGTTCGTCCCGGTCGCCAAGTTCGAGGGCGATTTCGCCCGGATGGCCGAGGGCATCAACCTGATGGTCGCCAACCATATCTCCGCCAAGAAAAAGGCGATGGCCTGCATCCAGCAGTTCGGCGAAGGCAATTTCAACGCGCCGATGGAACAGCTGCCCGGCAAGAAGGCGTTCATCAACGACACCATCGAACTGCTGCGCGCCAATTTCCAGGCGATCATCGGCGAAATCCAGCGCCTGATCGATGCCTCTGCCGCAGGGCAGCTGCAGGAACGCGGCAATGCCGGCGACTTCCCGGGTGATTTCGGCCGCGTCGTCCATTCGATCAACGGCATGCTCGATGCCATTCTGGACCCGATCGCCGAGGGCAACCGCGTGCTCGACCTGGTCAGCACCGGTGCGCTGACCGAGCGGGTGGAAATCGCGTGCGAAGGCGATCACCGCCGCATGAAGGATTCGATCAACAACCTGATCGACAGCCTGACCGGCTTTGCCGCGAACGTCACAGACGCTGCAGCACAGGTCGCTTCGGGCAGCCAGGAACTCTCATCGAGCTCCGAACAGGTCTCGCAAGGCGCGTCCGAACAGGCTGCTGCCGCTGAACAGGCTTCTGCGGCGATGGAAGAGATGGCCGCCAACATCAAGCAGAATGCCGACAATGCTGCGCAGACCGAAAAGATCGCGCGCCAGTCCGCCAAGGACGCCGAAATGAGCGGCGATGCCGTCAACAAGGCCGTCGGCGCCATGCAGATGATCGCCGACAAGATCGGGATCGTCCAGGAAATCGCCCGCCAGACCGATCTGCTCGCGCTGAACGCAGCGGTCGAGGCGGCACGCGCCGGCGAACATGGCCGCGGCTTTGCGGTGGTGGCATCGGAAGTGCGCAAGCTTGCCGAGCGCAGCCAGGGTGCCGCTGCCGAGATCAGCTCGGTCTCTTCGGAAACCGTCAAGGCCGCTGCTGAAGCCGGTGAAATGCTGAGCAAGCTGGTCCCCGATATCCGCCGGACCGCAGAGCTGGTATCCGAGATCAGCGCCGCCTGCCGCGAACAGGATATCGGCAGCGAACAGATCAACGAGGCGATCCAGCAGCTCGACCAGGTCACGCAGCAGAATGCCAGCGCGTCCGAACAGATCAGCAGCACGTCCGAGGAACTGGCCAGCCAGGCCGAGGAACTGCAGAGCACGATCGCGTTCTTCCAGCTGGATGAGCGGGACGCACGCCACGCCAGGCCCGGCGCGCCGCGACCTGCGGTGAGCAAATCTCCCAGGCCAGTGACGAAGGCTTCAAAGCCCGCCAAGCCTGCGGCTGCCAAGCCGAAGCCCCATAGCTTGGCGCACCAGCAAGAGCGGGTGAAAGGCTTCGCGCTCGACCTGGAACGCGGTGTCGCGGACGATGACGATGCCGATTTCGGAGCTGCGGCCTGA
- a CDS encoding MCP four helix bundle domain-containing protein yields the protein MRATIKAKLAGAFAFVLLITGIIGIFGITNMSSINDKSTELATNWMPSIDSIHRINTATSDLRVMQYTHVVSTDPAVMREAEGQIDTVLSDISTQRARYEKLISSDEERQIYQSFEGKFARYLKVSDRFINLSRNNQNVEAAATLADSKGLYDDFSADLLKLVKLNTEGGKKASAEGDVAYADARNLFIALLVIAVVAGIAAAVWISLTISRGLKNVSVAIDAVAIGDLDKDVVVTSNDEIKDLVDTVNRMTANLRQTAALAETIAHGDLTVQHTALSDQDKLGHALIAMVERLRIVVGDTTAAIGNVAAGSQELSSSSEQVSQGATEQAAAAEQASASMEEMAANIKQNADNAAQTEKIARQSAKDADISGQAVNKAVGAMQMIAEKIGIVQEIARQTDLLALNAAVEAARAGEHGRGFAVVASEVRKLAERSQGAAAEISSVSSETVKAAAEAGEMLGKLVPDIRRTAELVSEISAACREQDIGTAQINEAIQQLDKVTQQNASASEQISSTSEELASQAEELQQTIAFFRVDANGHGRATQSFSRPAAAPKRATKPAAKPSASKPKPQSVAHQQERVKGFALDLERGGVDDDDADFGQAA from the coding sequence ATGCGTGCTACCATCAAGGCAAAACTGGCGGGCGCATTCGCCTTCGTGCTTCTGATCACCGGCATTATCGGCATTTTCGGCATCACGAACATGTCGAGCATCAACGACAAGTCGACCGAGCTGGCGACCAACTGGATGCCGAGCATCGACAGCATCCACCGGATCAACACCGCGACGTCGGACCTGCGCGTCATGCAATATACGCATGTCGTTTCGACCGACCCTGCCGTGATGCGCGAGGCCGAGGGTCAGATCGACACGGTGCTCAGCGATATCAGCACCCAGCGCGCCCGTTATGAAAAGCTGATCTCTTCGGATGAGGAGCGGCAGATCTATCAGAGCTTCGAGGGCAAGTTCGCCCGGTACCTGAAGGTCAGCGATCGCTTCATCAATCTGTCGCGCAACAACCAGAATGTGGAAGCTGCGGCGACATTGGCTGACAGCAAGGGCCTGTACGACGATTTCTCCGCCGATCTGCTGAAGCTGGTCAAGCTGAACACCGAAGGCGGCAAAAAGGCCAGCGCCGAAGGCGATGTTGCCTATGCCGATGCCCGCAACCTGTTCATCGCGCTGCTGGTCATCGCCGTTGTCGCCGGCATTGCCGCCGCCGTCTGGATTTCGCTGACCATCTCGCGCGGCCTGAAGAACGTGAGCGTCGCCATCGACGCGGTCGCCATCGGTGACCTCGACAAGGACGTCGTCGTCACCAGCAATGACGAGATCAAGGACCTGGTCGATACCGTCAACCGCATGACCGCGAACCTGCGCCAGACCGCAGCCCTGGCCGAAACCATCGCACATGGCGACCTGACCGTGCAGCACACCGCGCTGTCCGATCAGGACAAGCTGGGCCACGCGCTGATCGCGATGGTCGAACGGCTGCGCATCGTGGTTGGCGATACCACTGCGGCCATCGGCAATGTCGCCGCCGGCAGCCAGGAACTGTCGTCCAGCTCCGAACAGGTGTCGCAGGGCGCCACCGAACAGGCCGCCGCTGCCGAACAGGCCTCGGCCTCGATGGAAGAGATGGCCGCCAACATCAAGCAGAACGCTGACAATGCCGCGCAGACCGAAAAGATCGCGCGCCAGTCCGCCAAGGATGCCGATATCAGCGGCCAGGCGGTCAACAAGGCCGTCGGCGCCATGCAGATGATCGCCGAGAAGATCGGCATCGTCCAGGAGATCGCCCGCCAGACCGATCTGCTCGCGCTGAACGCGGCGGTCGAGGCAGCTCGCGCCGGCGAACATGGTCGCGGCTTTGCGGTGGTCGCATCCGAAGTGCGCAAGCTTGCCGAGCGCAGCCAGGGTGCCGCCGCCGAGATCAGCTCGGTCTCCTCTGAAACCGTCAAGGCTGCTGCCGAAGCCGGTGAAATGCTGGGCAAGCTGGTCCCCGATATCCGCCGGACCGCCGAACTGGTGTCCGAGATCAGCGCCGCCTGCCGCGAACAGGATATCGGCACCGCGCAGATCAACGAAGCGATCCAGCAGCTCGACAAGGTCACGCAGCAGAATGCCAGCGCCTCCGAGCAGATCAGCAGCACGTCCGAGGAACTGGCCAGCCAGGCCGAGGAACTGCAGCAGACGATCGCGTTCTTCCGCGTCGATGCGAACGGCCATGGGCGCGCGACCCAGAGCTTCAGCCGCCCGGCTGCAGCACCCAAGCGCGCGACGAAGCCCGCAGCAAAGCCCTCTGCCTCCAAGCCGAAGCCGCAGTCCGTGGCGCATCAGCAGGAGCGGGTGAAGGGCTTTGCCCTCGATCTGGAACGTGGCGGCGTTGATGACGACGACGCAGATTTTGGACAGGCAGCATGA
- a CDS encoding chemotaxis protein CheW — MSTQAEIQVVEFGIGEEVFAVPVGLVREILDHKPPFQVPNGPEYFLGLTDVRGQGVPTVDLRVRLGLPAAEPTLSTRILILDIPLADRMLSLGVVIDKVLSVATIETARIENAPDIGVRWKSDYITGVVRNEGGFVVIIDVASIFTADEAHLLTPVAKVA, encoded by the coding sequence ATGAGCACCCAGGCTGAAATTCAGGTGGTCGAATTCGGGATCGGCGAAGAAGTCTTCGCCGTCCCGGTAGGCCTGGTCAGGGAAATCCTCGATCACAAGCCGCCGTTTCAGGTGCCCAACGGCCCCGAATATTTCCTGGGCCTGACCGATGTGCGTGGCCAGGGCGTGCCCACGGTGGACCTGCGTGTCCGCCTGGGCCTGCCCGCCGCCGAACCGACGCTGTCGACCCGCATCCTGATCCTCGACATTCCGCTGGCCGACCGCATGCTGTCGCTGGGGGTTGTCATCGACAAGGTGCTGTCGGTGGCCACGATCGAAACCGCCCGCATCGAGAACGCTCCCGATATCGGGGTCCGCTGGAAGTCGGATTATATCACTGGCGTCGTGCGCAACGAGGGCGGATTTGTCGTGATCATCGACGTCGCCAGCATCTTTACCGCAGATGAGGCCCATCTGCTTACCCCGGTCGCAAAGGTCGCCTGA
- a CDS encoding chemotaxis protein CheR: MAAATARMVAPISDTISPQHFRALAALIYSATGIRMPPSKTTMLEGRLRRRVRDNGYRSIADYCAHILSGDVSQAEMDDFLNAVTTNKTDFFRERNHFDFLVSDILPQYQERGQRMLRCWSAASSNGAEPYTLAMVLDDYAQSHGGPDYEILATDLDTEMLQTGVKGIYPAEMLEPVPAALRRRYVMEPRDPSRREVRIAAALRKKVSFGRLNLMSDRYAIGNPVDIIFCRNVLIYFDKPTQHKVVTRLCEQLRPGGFLLLGHSESIAGFSGQLKTVCNTVFQKV, from the coding sequence ATGGCAGCAGCTACGGCAAGAATGGTCGCGCCGATTTCGGACACCATCAGCCCCCAGCATTTTCGGGCGCTGGCGGCGCTGATCTACAGCGCGACGGGCATCCGCATGCCCCCATCCAAGACCACGATGCTGGAAGGGCGGCTGCGGCGGCGCGTGCGCGACAATGGCTATCGCAGCATCGCCGATTATTGCGCGCATATCCTGAGCGGCGATGTCTCGCAGGCGGAGATGGACGATTTTCTGAATGCGGTGACCACCAACAAGACGGACTTCTTCCGCGAGCGCAATCATTTCGATTTCCTGGTCTCTGACATCCTGCCGCAATATCAGGAGCGCGGGCAGCGCATGCTGCGGTGCTGGAGCGCGGCGAGTTCGAACGGGGCAGAACCCTATACGCTGGCGATGGTGCTGGACGATTACGCCCAGAGCCATGGTGGCCCCGATTACGAGATCCTGGCTACCGACCTCGATACCGAGATGCTGCAGACCGGCGTCAAGGGCATCTACCCTGCCGAGATGCTGGAGCCGGTGCCAGCCGCCCTGCGCCGCCGCTATGTGATGGAGCCCAGGGACCCCAGCCGCCGCGAGGTGCGCATTGCCGCTGCCTTGCGCAAGAAGGTCAGCTTTGGCCGGCTCAACCTGATGAGCGACCGTTATGCGATCGGCAATCCGGTGGACATCATCTTCTGCCGCAACGTGCTGATCTATTTCGACAAGCCGACCCAGCACAAAGTCGTAACCCGTTTGTGCGAACAGCTTCGTCCGGGCGGCTTTCTGCTGCTGGGCCATTCCGAATCCATCGCTGGCTTCAGCGGACAGCTGAAAACTGTCTGCAACACGGTCTTCCAGAAGGTGTAA